The Humulus lupulus chromosome 3, drHumLupu1.1, whole genome shotgun sequence genome window below encodes:
- the LOC133823822 gene encoding uncharacterized protein LOC133823822, producing the protein MASASLSNPATITANINSILMLNGTNFKDWKGKLLVNLGCMELDYALRQEQPSPLTAESTPDEKLDFERWDRSNRMSLMIMQQCIPEAFRGTESEEITKAKDFLDAIEKRFARND; encoded by the exons ATGGCTTCAG CTAGTTTATCTAACCCTGCCACAATAACTGCCAACATTAACTCTATTCTCATGCTTAATGGGACAAATTTCAAGGATTGGAAAGGGAAATTACTTGTAAATCTTGGTTGCATGGAATTAGATTATGCATTAAGGCAAGAACAACCTTCACCTCTCACTGCAGAAAGCACTCCTGACGAAAAATTGGATTTTGAGAGGTGGGACCGTTCTAATCGCATGAGTCTAATGATCATGCAACAATGTATTCCAGAAGCCTTTAGGGGCACTGAATCTGAAGAGATCACTAAGGCCAAGGATTTCCTCGATGCAATTGAAAAACGTTTCGCTAGAAATGATTAG
- the LOC133822382 gene encoding chlorophyll a-b binding protein 7, chloroplastic has protein sequence MASACASSAIAAVAISSPSSQKSVTSLGVTKGSFLGGRKLRVKSLTAPIRSRSSSATVCAAADPDRPLWFPGSVPPPWLDGSLPGDFGFDPLGLSSDPDSLRWNVQAELVHCRWAMLGAAGIFIPEFLTKIGILNTPSWYTAGEQEYFTDTTTLFIVELIFIGWAEGRRWADILKPGCVNTDPIFPNNKLTGTDVGYPGGLWFDPLGWGSGSPEKLKELRTKEIKNGRLAMLAVMGAWFQHIYTGTGPIDNLFAHLADPGHATVFAAFTPK, from the exons ATGGCCTCCGCTTGTGCGTCTTCTGCCATTGCCGCCGTTGCCATTTCTTCCCCCAG CTCCCAGAAGAGCGTGACAAGTTTGGGGGTCACCAAAGGTAGTTTTCTTGGCGGAAGGAAACTAAGAGTGAAAAGCTTGACCGCCCCAATCAGGTCTAGATCATCGTCAGCTACTGTGTGCGCCGCAGCTGACCCCGACAGACCCTTGTGGTTCCCCGGCAGCGTCCCCCCTCCATGGCTCGATGGCAG CCTTCCAGGAGACTTTGGCTTTGACCCTCTTGGTCTTT CATCGGACCCTGATAGTCTGAGGTGGAACGTGCAAGCCGAGCTGGTACACTGCCGATGGGCAATGTTGGGAGCTGCTGGTATTTTCATTCCAGAATTCTTAACAAAGATTGGCATTCTCAACACTCCATCGTGGTACACAGCAGGAGAACAAGAGTACTTCACTGACACAACTACCCTTTTCATTGTTGAGCTCATCTTTATTGGTTGGGCCGAGGGAAGGCGTTGGGCCGATATCCTCAAGCCCGGTTGTGTCAACACTGACCCAATCTTCCCTAACAACAAGCTCACTGGCACCGATGTGGGCTACCCTGGTGGGCTCTGGTTCGACCCACTGGGATGGGGCAGTGGTTCCCCTGAGAAGCTCAAGGAGTTGAGGACCAAGGAGATCAAGAATGGAAGATTGGCTATGTTGGCTGTTATGGGTGCTTGGTTCCAACACATCTACACTGGCACTGGCCCAATTGATAACCTCTTTGCTCACCTTGCTGATCCTGGTCACGCCACCGTTTTTGCT GCCTTTACACCCAAGTGA